From the Lolium rigidum isolate FL_2022 chromosome 2, APGP_CSIRO_Lrig_0.1, whole genome shotgun sequence genome, one window contains:
- the LOC124686748 gene encoding DEAD-box ATP-dependent RNA helicase 41-like, with translation MGQGEKYSAEVAPSGDRNEVQVEDRVKERCFEQREALPGEPRCIICGRYGEYICDQTDDDVCSVQCKTALLTRIAATAKTPAKTPVRVDVPFGDESFCVRDNNCPDVPSLHASQIASLRNKLDICVKGEAVPDPIMCFSSCGLPEKLVHNLEAAGYVMPTPVQMQVIPASLSNRSLLVSAETGSGKTASFLVPIIAHCSRGRLQQCTSKRGPLAIVLAPTRELCIQVEDQAKVLGKGLTFKTALVVGGDPLAQQIYRIENGVELIVGTPGRLIDLLMKHNVDLTDVSAFVLDEVDCLLERGFRDQVMQIFQALSRPQVMMFSATVHSEIEELSNSLSNNMMHITCGNPSRPNKSVKQVVIWVESKQKKQKIFEIMRSKQHFKPPAIVFVSSRVGADLLSEAITAATGLEAISIHGEKTMKERRERLRRFLTGEVSVVVCTGVLGRGMDLLKVRQVILFDMPNSIDEYVHQVGRASRMGEEGMAIVLVNDEDRKLFRELAQVLKTAGAPIPRELSNSKFINNFSLGTNRKRKLT, from the exons ATGGGACAAGGGGAGAAATATTCAGCGGAGGTTGCTCCATCTGGTGATAGGAACGAGGTCCAAGTGGAAG ACCGCGTGAAGGAAAGGTGCTTTGAGCAGAGAGAAGCTCTCCCAGGGGAGCCTCGCTGCATTATATGCGGTCGATACGGCGAGTATATATGTGACCAGACTGATGATGATGTCTGCAGCGTCCAATGCAAGACTGCTCTTCTTACTAGAATTGCCGCTACAGCAAAGACGCCAGCAAAAACACCAGTGCGCGTAGATGTTCCTTTTGGTGACGAAAGCTTCTGTGTCAGAGATAATAACTGTCCTGATGTGCCGAGTTTGCATGCTAGCCAGATCGCTTCGCTAAGAAATAAACTTGACATTTGTGTCAAGGGTGAGGCTGTTCCTGATCCAATCATGTGTTTCTCTTCGTGTGGTCTTCCTGAGAAGCTTGTGCACAATCTCGAAGCTGCAGGATATGTTATGCCTACTCCGGTGCAGATGCAAGTCATCCCTGCATCATTAAGCAATAGAAGCTTACTTGTCTCTGCAGAGACTGGTTCTGGAAAAACAGCTTCTTTCCTAGTTCCTATAATTGCACATTGTTCACGAGGGCGGCTGCAGCAGTGTACAAGCAAGCGTGGTCCCTTAGCTATAGTCCTTGCTCCAACTAGAGAGCTATGCATACAGGTGGAAGATCAAGCCAAGGTGCTTGGAAAGGGTTTAACTTTTAAAACTGCTCTAGTTGTTGGTGGAGATCCGTTAGCTCAGCAAATATATAGAATTGAAAATGGTGTCGAGTTAATTGTTGGCACACCAGGGAGACTAATTGATCTTCTCATGAAACACAATGTTGACCTTACCGATGTTTCTGCATTTGTTTTGGATGAAGTGGACTGCTTGCTAGAGAGGGGATTCAGAGATCAGGTCATGCAGATCTTTCAGGCACTGTCACGTCCACAGGTTATGATGTTTTCAGCAACAGTACATTCAGAAATTGAGGAGCTGTCGAACTCACTCTCTAACAACATGATGCATATTACTTGTGGGAACCCAAGTAGACCAAACAAATCAGTTAAGCAAGTGGTCATCTGGGTGGAGTCTAAGCAGAAGAAGCAGAAGATTTTTGAGATAATGAGAAGCAAGCAGCACTTTAAACCTCCTGCCATTGTGTTTGTGAGTTCCAGAGTTGGTGCTGATCTCTTGTCTGAAGCAATTACTGCTGCCACTGGGTTGGAGGCTATTTCTATTCATGGTGAGAAGACAAtgaaagagagaagagaaagatTGAGAAGGTTCCTCACAGGAGAAGTATCTGTCGTTGTTTGTACTGGGGTCTTGGGACGTGGAATGGATCTCCTGAAAGTACGCCAAGTGATTTTGTTTGACATGCCAAATTCCATTGATGAATATGTTCACCAAGTTGGAAGAGCGTCTCGAATGGGTGAGGAGGGCATGGCTATTGTCTTGGTGAATGATGAGGATAGGAAACTCTTCAGAGAACTTGCTCAGGTTCTGAAGACTGCAGGAGCTCCAATTCCCCGGGAACTCTCTAATTCAAAATTCATCAACAATTTTTCTCTTGGCACTAACAGGAAGAGAAAATTGACTTAA